The DNA region AGAATCTTGCTGGCATGCAAAATCAGTCAATAAGTTGTTGTCTTCGTAGTGTTCGTATAACTTAAGGGATCCTGTTTTGAATATAATGGTGTTCTTAACCACTTGTTCGATGGTCGACACATTATTTGGACTGCTTCAGTTGTATGTGCATCTTCTTTGCCTTTTCTCTGTATATACAAACAAGGAGACGCAATAAATTGTCTGTCGATTAATGCTAGGGATATCACATATTTGTAGCACATTTTGATACCGCATGACGTGGCATGATGCATTCAGAGGAATGCCAAAGGTAACCTCGTATTAATACCACATGATATGGTGTGTGATGTATTCATATCCCGTGATTTTAGCGACGTGACTGTTACACCGCATAACTTAGATGTCACAAAAAATGTCTTCCCTCTTTGCATTGCCTCTGTCAAAGCGTTTCCGAGAGCTGGCTCCAAACCATATATCTTTGCCGTGTCGAAATGCCTGTAACCCATCTGCATCACTCAACCATGCATTAGTTTCAAGTAGTTAAGAAGAGTTATACATATACTCGAAATCCTAATTTTGGTTTGTCCCTCCCATGTAtcgcttgtataaaaaaaagtatatgaaaaggaGTGGAGAGAAGATAACTGTTGTGTCGCTAGAGTATATCTCCTTGTGGCTCCAATGCTGAGTATTGTAGACACAAAAAGATATATTTCCGGTTGTACAAGAGATTCTcttgtgtgtgtgcgcgcgcgcagGGTTTGTACCTTGAGGGCCATATGGACAGCAAGTTCTATTGTTTTCCTATCGTTTTGGAAGGAATAAGTGCCTGACCCAATGGCAGGCATTGTAATTCCACAATTCAATCGAACCTGGTTGCTCctcatctttctttctctctctctctccctctcactctcactctcactctttctACTTTCTATCTGGTATGTGTGTTTCTCAATGCAAATATGGCTCCTTTTATATAGAGACATCACCAACAATGTCAAACATTTTAAACTGTTTTCTTAATCCACTTCAAACCcataaaatatgttttaaaattaattaaacttgtTTATTGGAGAGCTAATGacatcgaaatatatacaaaatcaAGGCATGGGAGATCTTCCATGTCTCTAGGGATTTTTCATGAAATGGCAAGACTTAGCTgtacataaaataaaaggaaattatattatttttgaaaaatattgtgcaaaagtcaactaatatattatatatgcatGTGGGTCACCATTAAAGCAACAGTTGCTTCTATGAACAACAGGTGTTACCTCCTCCTACCTTTCTCTCAATCTCTATCATCCTTTCGCTCAAGCCAATGAGGATTGCTCCAGTGGTAAGGGCGTGTTTTTAGTGAATCCCTAATTCAAGTTCAATTTCACTTGCCAACAGTTCTTTTAGGTGCGCGATAtgtaaatttttataaattcaTATCTATATCAGCGGTAGCTAGTAGTTAAGTAGTACGCGTAAGTTTTTCTGATTTAAAGTTGTGAGTCTATACTAATGCTAATGGTGAGAGTTACTAATCACCTTCTAAACTTTTcgttacccaaaaaaaaaggagaaagaaatggAAAATGCTTGGGCGTGCaaaaagttaattttttttttgttgggtttgttgaCTCTAAaccataattaaataaattaatcaaGTAATTTGGTATTCGACTTGCAAATTTGTCAAGGAATCAGgtcaatcaaaatttgaaaagtaactcatttatattagcattattatttattaatagtCTTGCACACTGCACGCTCTTAGTTGACATTGCTCTAAAGTCAAATACAAGTACATTTGGACGGttctatttttagttttcaagaaGATTGGAAGATTGTAAGTATGAGATTGTTGCTTAATCTTGTGGCTTATACAGCCTAATTTGCAATTCTGGACTCTTTAAGCAACAAccctaaacattttttttttttaaattataatacaattatttaatttatcGTCAATCAAACTCAAGACCTGCTGACATTTAATTATTACCccaaaaatctttttttttattttagaaaaGAATAGCATTAATAAGAAGCTTCGGGAACATCCTAGGCCTGGAGGGTCATGCAAAAGCACATTTCCGGCTTGATGCAGAATACAACCATTCAAAATCTAAATATTGTTACAATTATAACCTAGCAAAGTCATAGCATCCGCCGTGAAGTTTGTCTCCCATTAGACATGGTTCCGTTTTAtcccatgcaaaaaaaaaaaaaaaaaaaagaggccaGCCATGATATCTTCCAAAAATCGATTGATTTTATTTATCTTTAGTCAAACTCAAGACCTGCTAATCGTTAATTATATCACTAAACCAACAAGTTACAAAGTAAATATAAATGCGTTAGTTTCATGTTTAAATTTACAGTTTGACAGTTTTACACGTGCGGTCAAACAAGAAGTTTCCGTACACATGTTTCGGGTAAATAACCTTCACCGGCAGAGCTCCCGATCTGGAGACACACCATCTGAATTCCCAACCAAAACAAAAGGTTTAACCACCGAAACGCAGCGTTTGAGTGGTGTTTCTGTAAGTAAGAAAATTCAGTAGAAAAGACTGGTAAGGAGGGCGGGTGGAGAGGTACCTTGGTTTGCAAGAATCTCCAAAAGCAATCAAAATCACTTGTGCTTGGCTGCAGCAGTCCTTTGAACAGTCGAAACTCCATCCACGAATTTCGTTCGGAAAAGAACGTTGGCATTGTTGAACATGCCTTCTTTCAGCGAAACCACGATAAACTGCAAAATGTGGAAAACCGAGAGAGAGATCAAGTTTCAAAGGATGTTTTATCAATAAGAAAGCGATGCATGCCGTGCAAGGCTGTTAATATGAAGTTTCGAAGATCTGAGAACCCTAGATACTTATTAGCCTGCATTTGACGCATACTTTTGGAATTTAGAATCATGTCGAATATGTATAAGTTGCGAACATATGCTCTATTAAGGACACAAGAGAAACCACCAAACCTGGGAGTGGGGGAAATGAGTTTTGATCATTCTTCCAATGTTCTGCGTGTGGCTTAGATCTAGAGCCGCATCAACCTGTAAGTGAAATGACATCCCGACAACCACCTCGTGTAAGCAGAATAGCAAATAGAGAACAACAAGACATTGAAGGAGTTTAGTAAAGTGGAGAAGCTGGTTTTTGATACAGGAAAAATTAGGCGTACCTCATCCAGTATGTAAAGTGGGGCGGGTTTGAAGAGAAGCAATGCCAAGATCAGAGAAAGTGCAAGCAGAGATCGCTGACCTCCACTCAGTTCTGACAAGGACTGTTTCCAAACACCCCCAAATGCAACACGAACCTCAAGTCCATCTAAGAAGCTGCACCCTTCAGGAGGTTCAAGCTTTCCCATTGTGCCAGGCAAAAGGGTAGAAAAGATAGATCCAAAGTCACtgaagaaagaaaatatgaaTTTGTAATTGTTGGATAAAGAACCAAGAACATTACAAACATAGAGAACTAATTAGCTAATTGTAAAGCCGCCTATCGGTTTGAGAAGAAGACTCACCTGTTAACTTTTACCCAAGTAACTTTCAgtgtttccttctttttctcatCCAGCTCTTCAATCACCTTCTTGATCTTAGACTTATCATTCTACGAAAACCAAAAGTAGAGTAAGTAAAAGAAAGCAATAACATGTATGTGGCCAGAAGAAAAGTAAACAACCTCAATGATGTTCTTCTTAGACATTAGGTCATTGTACTCATCTTCTGCTTTCTCGAACATGGCCATAACTTTCTTATTCACCCTTTTCTCAAGGctgcaaaaaggaaaaaagtcaCCTTCTTGGCACCATGCAAGATACTAATAGCATAACTTCAGAAGTTTAGAGCATATCAAATTGAGAATTCTTGTGTCCTAGAAGCAACCgataaaaaccaaaatgaagagAAAGAGAATTCCAAGTCACGAACCCAGACTGTTGGGCCTGCAGTCTCTCAAATTCTTCCCTTGCATTACGAGGATCCCGCAAGGAAAAATCATAATCAGTCCCATTTTTACCAAATAACTGTTTCTCAGATGCAATCCAGGCATGTTTCTCTACCAATCTATCAACTTTGGTAGAGCAATCTTTCTGCTCCATTTCCATTCGTTTTACctagaaaatttgaaaaggaGGTTGGTTAGCATGTAATGGTGTAGAGAACTTTACAAATATATAGAGGATAATTACctcattttccattttcttcctttcaaGATTTGTCTCACTAAGTTTATGCTGAAGTGTTTGTTGCTCCTTAAGAATGCCACTAATTTGGGAATCACATTCCTTCATCTTCATACGAATTGAGTTAAGCTCAGATTGAGCACTATCATGAATATTTCTTGTACAACCTACCTGCAAAGGAGAAGCACGCACCATGAAGCTTGTATCCAAAAGATCTAGCCAAATCAAATATCAGTGTTTACCTTTGCTCTCTGTTCTTCCACTTCTGAAATTAGGTTGTTAATTTGTGTTCTCAAAGAAGCTAATTGAGTCTCTAAAGATGCAAGTTCCTTTATAACAGCTTCCTTTTCCATAATAAGCTTCTCTTTTTCATTCTCATGACCCTAGCAGTGAATAAAATCATGTCACACAAAAGTTGACGGGCTACCGCAGAATCAGGCAGCTACTTCAAAATCCAGCAACTAAGATAATACCATGCAAAACTAATCATAACCTACCTTGAGATTCTTTGAAGCTGATTGCATTtgagtttttgtttctttaatctTCTTTTCAAGATCTTTGAGCCTTCCCTCCCGACTATtatcattctctttgattgattTCTCAAGTAATGAAACTTTATTCACACAATCTTCATACAACAGCTGTTTTTCTTTTGCTGCAAATTGTGCCTCTAGAAGTTCCTGCTCAATCCTTTTTACTAATTCACCAAGCTAGTAACACCAAGAAATCATTAAAAACCATGTCACTATAGGAACTAGTAAAGGAAGTTGCAATATAAAGCATGTGGTTGGTATGCAAAGTGAAAGAGAGGACTGCAAAACCTTATGATGCTCATTTTGCTCAGCCCTGCCCTGGAATAATGAAAGGTCATAGGATTTAAGTTCTAACTGTGCTTTAATGTCCATGAACTTCTTCTGGAGAGGCAGAAGCTCTGTAATCTGCAATTTGAGAAGTTGACAAAATATAAAACCTGTGTAAATGCTTCCAATTTGCAAAGAAATGCAAAAACATCTCTAAAAATACAGTATTTAAGATATGCAAACAAGAAGGATCCTAACTATCACAAAATTCATTTCATTTGTTCTTAtttaaagaaagagaacaaGATTCTTATGGTCAACCTTAGCTTCAATTTCGGTCAATCTTCTCTGATGCACGGAAAGTTTTTGTTCAGTCTCTGCCAGCTCGTGAAGTTGCCTTAACAAATCACCCCCACCCCTGTGACAGAGTAAATGGTTTCTTTAATAGGCTGACTAGCTAGATGTAGACAAAAGCAATTAAAACAACTTTTAGAGAAATGTAAGATTTTAGTTACTCAGTGTAGCAtgcacctctcccagaccctgcgtaaagcgggagccttgtgcactgggtacgaccttttagtgTAGCATGCATATTACAAAGAAGACAATAACTAGTTTGGAGCATTCACCAGGAAAATGTTAACGACAACAAGAATTTGAAAGATGGGGACAAAAGTAACAGATATATGGCTATTCCAATTTGAACTAAGGAGACAAACAACAATGACTTACTTGCGGCTTCCACCAGTCAAAAGGCCACTAGGCTGAAAGATATCACCTTCAAGAGTGACACTTGGGGTGCGAATTTCCTTGTTAAAAGCAACCTAGAAAACATTCAAGGAGATGCAATTTGTGTCATGCACCCTTCTAAATATAgatttcattttcataaaagTACAATATTACAAAATCATTCTACACCAAATCAAACATAATCAAGATGAGAAGCATGTGCACTGTTAAAGAAATATTATACATGAACAAATTAGCAAAGTTTGGCCTACCTCCTTTGCAGCATCTACGGTTTTGCAAACAAAGGTTGAACCAAAAACGAATTCCATAGCACTCTgcaataaaaattgaaattcaaaaAGAGCAGAATATAAAATTCCAAAATCCATTGTTTGAGTCTGCATAATAtcccaaagaagaaagaaagaagcctacAACAAAAAGTATCAATCATTGTCTCAAGTATAGAAAACACACATCAAAGAACTCTACACTCCATAGTATatgtattaaaaataatatcAGGTTTAAGTTTTATATGGGGCTGCTTGATGCATACCTTCAATTCATTATCATACCCAACCAAAGAAAGTGCAAGCTCTGCATTCTCCTTGCCAACCTGAAATTGAAGCCAAGTTTCAGCAAATACGCTACACAACTGAGAGAATAAGGGTGGTGTGAAAGGGGGTGGGTTCTATTGGTAGAGAAACTAACCAATTTAGAAGCAGCTTGTTGAACCCTAGGATGAACAGTATACGGTTGTATTTTGTTAAGAGGTATAATTGTTACTCTTCTTCGAAGGTTGCCATTCTGAAGAAGTTGTTTTCCTGTACTTTCTGTGTCTacaacaacattaaacaacttTCCACCAGCAGTAACCTGCAAAATGAATCAATCTAAGAATTAATACATTATCTAACTCATGAAATAAAATTCTCAGTTAAAAATTCATTCTGACCTCTAAGGCAGTCATGGTGGAGCTATCCTTCACTTTGATAAGTTTTGCAACTACCCCCTTGACCTTGGACCTATCAAAGTTATTCACAGGATCCCGATAGGCAAACTCAACATTCGATAATTGAGCTGAAAGATTTCGCATTTCATCCCTCAACTTCTGCACCTCCCCCAACTCAGACGCACGATCCTGAAGAAATATTCATAGAGCTAAACTGAGATTGAACTATTTACGTGCAGAGAAGATGATCAAACATAAACCACGTTTACCTTTTGTAATGCTTCCATCTGGCCCTCTTTATATGGAACAGACTTCAGTGCATTTTCAAGATTTTCCAGATCTCTTTTTCTAGCGGTAAGTTCACTCTTAACCGCATCAGCTTCTTCACGTTTTGACATTAgttgtttatttttctcttttaacTCCCTTTGACaatgacttatttttgtgttCAGCTGTTTTAGTTCTGTTTCAGCATTCCCAACAGCTACTTTGGCATCACCCAATTGATCTTCGAGGCATTTCTCCTCATTTCCACTGCTCTTGCCCGCTAGTACACCCTAAACATagtatatttaaaatattagtCGCCTCAACCATTGTGACtataatttataataaataatatgGCTTTCATGCACATTGATCATTGACAATATAAAGTAGAAAACCAACATATAGATACAAATTTACCTGATAATCCTTTTCATACTCATTCAGTGTCTGAGAAAGTTCCTCTGCTCTCTTTTTCAAATCAGCTGCTCCTTCTTCAGCCTTTCTTATAGCAAAGTCCGTCTCTTTTACAGACTGCTTCATGTCTTCAATATTGTTAACAATCTGCCAGCATCAAGGATGTCATAATCCAATCGTTAAACTAAGTAATATAAGGAATAACAATAGAACAAACTTGAAAGCGCCTGACAGCATTAGAAGAATCTAGCGAGTCATAGAGTACAACATTTACCTTTTCagcatttttattttcaataccAAGAGTGTCCTCTTTATTACTCAACACGGACACTTCCTTCACAAGATCTTGAGAAAGCGCATCTAACTTGTCAGACAAAGATTTTACTTCTCCACCCATTCTAGCCTCCTTTTCAGCAGTCAACTTCGACACTTGTGTCTCCATTTCCTGTATTTCTCCCTTCATCTTTCTCATATCATCATCAACCTCGGAAATCCTGGCCTTCACTTGTTCCAGCTCAGACGCTGCACTGTCTCTAATTCTCTGTGCTTGAATATATTCATGCGCAATGCAAAACCTTTTCAGGCGATCCAAGTCAGCGTTTCCATTAGCCCATTGCATATATTGGGCCCTTTCTCTCCTCAACTTGTCCAAGGCAGGCAGTATCTCCTGGTCAAGAAGCGTATTGATCTCATCAACTTTACTCTGCTTCTTCTCAAGTGTCTTCAAAGCGGCCTCTTTCTTGGTCTCATACATTCTCGTCCCAGCAGCCTCCTCAAGCATAGAGAGAATCTCGGGTGGTTTCATATTCAAAACCTTGGTAATGCGCCCTTGCATTATCAGAAAATGCGGGTTGTTAACATTGAGCTGCACTGAATGAAAAAGGTTCTGGACCTGACTAGGCTGTGCAAGTTTCCCATTGATCAAATACTTGTTCCTTCCACCAACCACAATCTGTAAAGCAAACAAATAGCTTCTCATCAACCACTTAGCACTCGCTTTGTTTGAgcccaacaacaaaaaatttagCATGCAATTCGATACCATGGAAGTTATTAGCCCTCACCAGATTGTCACCAAAATCAAgatattttaagaaaaacaaaaaaatccgaAGTTGAACTAAAAAAGGAACAGCAAATCTCATCACACACTTAACAACAGTTAGTTCatttctactcaaaattctAAAATATGGAAAGAATTAGAAAATTCAATTAAAGGGGACTTACaagcaaaataaaattgaacaCCAATTGGACACCAAAACTAGACCCGATTGACAAAACCCAGCAAAATTCAAGATAATGTAAGCAAAATTGAACAGTAAAACGAGACCCAATTGTGAAAACCCGGGAAACGAAATACCTGACGGGTGACGGTGATTTCGGATTGTGCCTCGTATCCGAGGGGACTACGGGCACGGTCTGAATTGTCGAAGACGATGGAGACCGTGGCCTTGGTGATTCCCGCCTGGCCCTGCTTGTAGACGAGTTCCTGGAGGTTGGCGGCGCGGACCTGCTGCAAATTGGTTATGCCCAAGACAAAGCAGATGGAGTCGAGGATGTTGGACTTGCCCGACCCGTTCAAACCCGTTATGGCGTTGAAAAAGGGGTCGAAGCCGGGCACCACCGTCCTCGTCGCGTAGGACTTGAAGCCCTCCAGGCATACCTCCTTGATGTACATTTTCTGCCGTGAGCCGAGAGCCGAGAGGGTTTTCGATTTCAATGGAGGGTGTACGGACAGTGAGAGATTTGAAAACCCTAGAACGAGGAGCTTTCTCTGCTTCTGCTTCTCTTTCCTCTCTGAAAGTCGAAAGTTTTCGAATTTTCAATCTCATCACGCGGGACGTGCAAGGCGGGAACTTGGGAACCCAACGACGTCGTTTGGAGTTTTATTGGACCGGTTTGTTAAAAAGTCAGTGGGAAACGTCAATGGGACTCTAAATAAACCACCACGGAGTGGTCCCGTGGTTGGGGATGAATTCCAAATTTGTATTCTGTATGGTATGTTTTGAATTCGATTTATAACACTGATGAATTGCACGCCCGTATTTCAATCTATGATAATTATTCAgtgttttagtataaaaattagGATAAATATTACTCCCCCACAAATAACAAAGTACATGAATTAATTAGTCTTGGAATTAACTACACAAATGCTACAccaaaaacaactaaaaaatGTTATAAAACAAACGAAGATTAATGCCTAATACAAATATCTAAGAAACATTAATCGAAGAAAATCCCGTAAGAGAATCCGGAGATTGGGTAGGGTACACCACATTATCATACAGTAGTCCAGCAACCGCCGCGCCAATCAGAGGCCCCACCCAATAAACCGCCTGGTTCCTGAAACTGCCGGAAACGACTGCCGACCCGAATGCACAAGCCGGGTTCATAGACCCACCAGAGAACGGCCCCGTTGCTAAAACATTGGCTCCTGCCATGAATCCAACTGCCAGGGGTCCAACGCCCCCAAATGCACCATGCCTTCGGTCACCGGCAACATAAACTGTGTACACCAGCCCAAATGTCAGCACGCCCTCCAAAACCGACGCCCCAAAACCCGTCATCTCTTCGGTGATTCCGTAGGTCGGAACATGCTGCGCAGTCCCAAAAAAAGGTTTGTCACTAGGGTGCGAGATTAGGGTTAATATTAGTTCGTTGAAATAATTTCAAAAAGACGACTCCAAACCAACAAGATTTGCGAGAATAAAAGAAACGCAAGTTGAAATCGGTTTAGTATAAAATGTATGAGAttcgttgaaaaaaaaactagctTGCATTGAGGTCCAAAAACTTACAATGAAAAATAGTTACATGGAGAAAAGTTTTTTTTACCTGTCCAACAGTTGTGACTTTCAAGAGAAGGCATGCCATGATAGAAGCCATCATCTGAGAAATCCAGTAGCAGATGGCATTGAGAACACTAATGTGTCCTCCGACCGCCATGCCAAAGGTGACTGCCGGGTTGATGTGGCCGCCGGAGACGTTGGCTGCAATGTACATGGTCGAGGACAATGCGAAGGCGTTGGCGACGGCAACCATCACCAAACTTGCTGGATCCGATGCAGTATCCGGCATCAACTTCCCTGCCACATTATAACACAACCAAGTACTTAAAGTGACGACATTTTTGTCTCAGTGTAACGGACCCAACATACacaataaattaaattttatttttgaaacttaCATTACACTAAAACTATAACAAAaacttttaagtttaaattaCGATTTGCTTCTTTTTCACACGTCACTTGAGATGCGTGAGAAAGAAACGTATACATTTCAGGATAGGAAAGTAATTCCGCTAACacaaaaagtgaaaactaaTGGAAAGAAAGACTCACTTGACGACATCATGGAGCCAACAACGGTGAACACGAAGAAGAAGGTTGATATGAACTCTGCAAGATAAGATCGGAGGGCGCTGGGAGTGATTGCTTTCTGAAGTCGAGCGGTCAATGCAATCCTAGCCATTGATCCAAATCAAATGTAAAAATCAAAACACGATGTTGAAGAACGAATTGAATCCTCAGGGTAATTTTAGAGGAGAGTTTTGGTGTAAATGAGAGTGAAAAAACAGCGGTGAAATCGAACAGTTAACGCAACATTTGTTCTGTAAAGGAGTTACTTATATATTTGAGCAAGAAAAAAATGGCAACGTTTTGGTGAAGGGCTGTGAaggttggagagatttttcagtatgaccGAAACAcaggtggtacatcacgtgtcactataaAAATAGTAGATATGTGtgtgaaaaaattaataacttaaaaagtaaaactttCCACCAATTATATAAAATCATGTGGTGTATTTCTCATATTTCGattacaatgaaaaatttcttatGAAGGTTGATGGAGTTTCCAAAAATGGTTAAACACCAAGCCACGGGGCAATGTACACGTTCGCATGATTGGGATGACATGGGTGATTGGTGGATTCTTTTTCTTCCATATTTCCTATCCTCCTCTTTAAATAGTtacgattaagtcacgtcaGTATCCaatgttgatttttttatagagagagaCAAAAAATAAAGTGTGAGAAGAGAAGAAGGAAATGGAGTGAATTAGGAGGAGAGAAAATCTTACTcatgtaactataccgttacaCAACTTTCTTCAAAACACAAATGTGTTTCCTTTGTTTGATACGAAATTATCATGAGAGTAACAAAATGGTGAAACATTTATAATATTCAAATTGTGCTTCTCTTATTAGGagtttcaaaaaataaataaataaatttcacAATCGTGATTGCGCATGGACGTAATTAATAACAGCTCTTATTTTATTTGCTTTTTTGATTTGCTACATTTCAGGTCCATATTAACATACGTATTTTGTAATTAGTAAGATTTTGGATCGGAATAACGACACCCTAATTCAGTCTTATTTGGCATTCAAAATCTTTTTCATACAAAATTAGTACTAATACCAACAAGTGATCGCTTAAGCTACAAGTCATTCATTCAATATATTTCTTTTACTATATACCAACAAATAAAACATCATCTCATAACGAAAGTTTGTTGTATTGtcgaattataaaaaaaatgacaaaaatctTAAAACATATTGAGCAAATTAAAAACATTACAAtacatgaaacaaaaaaaaaagaaccaaattgATTAACCCTATGATCTAAACTCAAGATATTAAAATTTGAGGCAGAAAATAGTCTTCAAGAACTCCAAACAACCAGCAAGCGAGGCACGTCTCTTTCTTTTAGCCCTATATATTACCGCACTCCTCATGTGCGTCTCCAGGTGATCTTCTATCTGCATATATTTACTCCTCCTGTGCTTCTCCAGGTCATCTTCTCTGTACATAAAATCCCTCACGTCGTTTTTACCATAAAGGACATCTCCCACCCCAGTCTCCGCCGCTGCACTGCTGTATTTAGTAGAACAAGCTGGGGACAATATTGAAACTCCATAACAAGGTGGTGAGTTTTCCGCCGCGTGCTTTTGCTCAGCGTACGCACCACCACGACCGAGAGAAAATTCACTGTGCATGATGGAAGAAGCTAAAAACATATATTCTTTCTTGTGGGAATTTAATTTAGTGAAGAGTCCcgtacattatatatatattgtttttttctgTGAGGCAAATATGTATTTTATTTAGCATAGGAGAAGGAATGATTATTCCGTTTTTATATCTTAAAGCTGTTAGAACTTGGCTACTAAAATGTAATTAGTCCTTATAGGATAAGAAGTCCTTATGTGTTTATAATAAagaagaaattaggttcacatcattctttttgctattccattgattaaaattctattcatttttaatttttgatcaatgtCATTGGGTGTTAAtagcatcattaattatttgaataataaaatatttttatttttaaatatattcctttagtgttaaattgttacaattaatatatttatatttatagctaaattttttatcatatatttttatttttagtttgtacctatttttaatttgtaccaatttttttttcatttttaatttgtacccatatattagtttctttttgtgccctatttttttaagttttatttgtgtttgtacccatatgTATactgtcacgtgacattgtatatttaatcaatgatagaaaaattacatatgatatatttatgttttatgcctaaactttgtatcatatatttatatttttagtttgtaaccacttttaatttgcaacattttttaaaaaatttgtagtattttctttttagttttattttgtacccatatattaatttcttttagcgcctgtattttttaaaaattcatttgtattcataattttttaatcttttatatgtaccctaatttatttataatgtacactttattctttattaatgtaccactttgttatatgcgaaatgtaccaatttttttgtaaaatgtaccaatttttttaagcggtcttttgatatgggtcaaaagtaattaaaaattggacctatttcaaaagtcaaaagtcactaaaaatttgacatatttCAAAAGTAGACCTATAAAATTGAacctatttcaaattttccatttttttaacaccatggatacattcttttgccatttattatttcttatttttacatagtttttatccatttattcaatcaaaatgtttgaatttttttattgtaactgtttc from Malus domestica chromosome 01, GDT2T_hap1 includes:
- the LOC103439262 gene encoding structural maintenance of chromosomes protein 2-1-like codes for the protein MYIKEVCLEGFKSYATRTVVPGFDPFFNAITGLNGSGKSNILDSICFVLGITNLQQVRAANLQELVYKQGQAGITKATVSIVFDNSDRARSPLGYEAQSEITVTRQIVVGGRNKYLINGKLAQPSQVQNLFHSVQLNVNNPHFLIMQGRITKVLNMKPPEILSMLEEAAGTRMYETKKEAALKTLEKKQSKVDEINTLLDQEILPALDKLRRERAQYMQWANGNADLDRLKRFCIAHEYIQAQRIRDSAASELEQVKARISEVDDDMRKMKGEIQEMETQVSKLTAEKEARMGGEVKSLSDKLDALSQDLVKEVSVLSNKEDTLGIENKNAEKIVNNIEDMKQSVKETDFAIRKAEEGAADLKKRAEELSQTLNEYEKDYQGVLAGKSSGNEEKCLEDQLGDAKVAVGNAETELKQLNTKISHCQRELKEKNKQLMSKREEADAVKSELTARKRDLENLENALKSVPYKEGQMEALQKDRASELGEVQKLRDEMRNLSAQLSNVEFAYRDPVNNFDRSKVKGVVAKLIKVKDSSTMTALEVTAGGKLFNVVVDTESTGKQLLQNGNLRRRVTIIPLNKIQPYTVHPRVQQAASKLVGKENAELALSLVGYDNELKSAMEFVFGSTFVCKTVDAAKEVAFNKEIRTPSVTLEGDIFQPSGLLTGGSRKGGGDLLRQLHELAETEQKLSVHQRRLTEIEAKITELLPLQKKFMDIKAQLELKSYDLSLFQGRAEQNEHHKLGELVKRIEQELLEAQFAAKEKQLLYEDCVNKVSLLEKSIKENDNSREGRLKDLEKKIKETKTQMQSASKNLKGHENEKEKLIMEKEAVIKELASLETQLASLRTQINNLISEVEEQRAKVGCTRNIHDSAQSELNSIRMKMKECDSQISGILKEQQTLQHKLSETNLERKKMENEVKRMEMEQKDCSTKVDRLVEKHAWIASEKQLFGKNGTDYDFSLRDPRNAREEFERLQAQQSGLEKRVNKKVMAMFEKAEDEYNDLMSKKNIIENDKSKIKKVIEELDEKKKETLKVTWVKVNSDFGSIFSTLLPGTMGKLEPPEGCSFLDGLEVRVAFGGVWKQSLSELSGGQRSLLALSLILALLLFKPAPLYILDEVDAALDLSHTQNIGRMIKTHFPHSQFIVVSLKEGMFNNANVLFRTKFVDGVSTVQRTAAAKHK
- the LOC103417848 gene encoding probable aquaporin TIP5-1, whose protein sequence is MARIALTARLQKAITPSALRSYLAEFISTFFFVFTVVGSMMSSRKLMPDTASDPASLVMVAVANAFALSSTMYIAANVSGGHINPAVTFGMAVGGHISVLNAICYWISQMMASIMACLLLKVTTVGQHVPTYGITEEMTGFGASVLEGVLTFGLVYTVYVAGDRRHGAFGGVGPLAVGFMAGANVLATGPFSGGSMNPACAFGSAVVSGSFRNQAVYWVGPLIGAAVAGLLYDNVVYPTQSPDSLTGFSSINVS